A stretch of the Gracilinanus agilis isolate LMUSP501 chromosome 4, AgileGrace, whole genome shotgun sequence genome encodes the following:
- the LOC123247588 gene encoding intestinal-type alkaline phosphatase-like, with the protein MQGIFALFLVGLYFITANGEIPEEEQNPSFWNRQAAEAIKTAQQLQPIQTAAKNLILFLGDGMGVPTVTATRILKGKMSGNLGPETPLAMDRFPYVALSKTYNVDRQVPDSAGTATAYLCGVKGNYKTIGLSAAARVDQCNSTWGNEVYSVLQRAKKAGKSVGVVTTTRVQHASPSGTYAHVVNRNWYSDANMPADALSDGCKDIAFQLITNVDIDVILGGGRKYMFPVGTPDPEYRNLSSENGIRNDGRNLVQEWLSIRQGAKYVWNRQDLLEAAENPTVTHIMGLFEPGDTKYNIQRNSSVDPSLMEMTEVAIKILRRNPKGYYLFVEGGRIDHGHHDGNAHLALTEAVMFDSTIDKAAQLTNEKDTLIVVTADHSHVFSFGGYTYRGSSIFGLAPSKAQDKKAYTSILYGNGPGYVDGVRPDVNESISESVSYQQQAAVPLSSETHGGEDVAIFARGPQAHLFHGVQEQTYVAHVMAFAGCLEPYENCGLSWYNGSPQTSVSFLLLILAWPFLLLAVQH; encoded by the exons ATGCAGGGAATATTCGCTCTCTTCCTGGTGGGACTTTATTTCATCACTGCCAATGGCGAAATCCCAG AAGAAGAACAGAATCCCAGTTTCTGGAACCGGCAAGCGGCTGAAGCCATCAAAACAGCCCAGCAGTTGCAGCCCATCCAGACGGCAGCCAAGAACCTCATCCTCTTCCTGGGAGATG GGATGGGAGTGCCCACTGTGACAGCCACCCGGatactcaaaggaaaaatgagtgGAAATCTGGGCCCCGAGACCCCGCTGGCCATGGATCGCTTTCCCTATGTGGCTCTGTCCAAG ACGTACAATGTAGACAGGCAGGTGCCCGACAGCGCAGGCACGGCTACTGCCTACCTATGTGGTGTGAAGGGTAACTACAAAACCATCGGCCTCAGCGCTGCTGCCCGGGTGGACCAGTGCAACTCGACCTGGGGCAATGAGGTCTACTCCGTATTGCAACGAGCCAAGAAAGCAG GGAAGTCAGTGGGGGTGGTGACCACCACCCGGGTGCAGCATGCCTCGCCCTCTGGCACATATGCCCATGTAGTAAACCGGAACTGGTACTCAGACGCCAACATGCCAGCTGACGCCCTGAGTGATGGCTGTAAGGACATTGCTTTCCAGCTGATTACCAATGTGGACATTGAT GTGATCCTAGGTGGGGGCCGCAAGTACATGTTTCCAGTGGGAACTCCTGATCCTGAGTACCGAAACCTCAGCAGTGAGAACGGGATTAGGAATGATGGCCGGAACCTTGTACAGGAATGGCTGAGCATCAGACAG GGAGCCAAGTATGTGTGGAACCGTCAAGACCTACTGGAGGCAGCAGAAAACCCCACAGTGACACATATCATGG GCCTCTTTGAACCAGGAGACACTAAATATAATATACAGCGCAATTCTTCTGTAGACCCCTCATTGATGGAGATGACTGAGGTTGCTATCAAAATACTCAGGAGAAATCCCAAAGGCTACTACCTCTTTGTGGAAG GAGGTCGAATTGACCATGGCCACCATGACGGCAATGCACACTTGGCCTTGACTGAGGCTGTCATGTTTGACTCAACTATTGATAAGGCTGCCCAGCTGACTAATGAAAAGGACACTCTGATTGTCGTCACTGCAGATCATTCCCATGTCTTCTCCTTCGGCGGCTACACCTACAGAGGCAGCTCAATCTTTG GACTAGCTCCCAGCAAGGCACAAGATAAGAAAGCATATACTTCCATCTTATATGGCAATGGACCTGGATATGTTGATGGTGTTAGGCCAGATGTCAACGAAAGTATCAGTG aGAGTGTGTCCTATCAGCAGCAGGCAGCTGTGCCTCTGAGCTCAGAGACTCACGGAGGGGAAGATGTGGCCATCTTCGCAAGAGGTCCCCAAGCCCACCTATTCCATGGTGTGCAGGAGCAGACTTATGTGGCTCATGTTATGGCCTTTGCTGGCTGTCTGGAACCCTATGAGAACTGTGGACTCTCGTGGTACAATGGTAGCCCCCAGACATCAGTATCATTCCTGCTACTGATCCTTGCCTGGCCTTTCCTGCTATTAGCAGTTCAGCATTGA